The Kocuria sp. TGY1127_2 genome includes a window with the following:
- the hutG gene encoding formimidoylglutamase: METTPWMGRDEGPGAIHTRWHHMVYAGKVQKEDDPKGLAIFGFASHEGTVRNQGRPGAAKGPFHIRHALAQLAFHGGQIVHDRGDVAVDGHNMEEAQAEAGEQLGRIIPEHSLTVVLGGGHETTYAAYQGLVASGSLDEVKKWGVMSLDSHFAIRNTPQPTAVTALRQIITEEKKSEREFHYSVLGVSEADNVRAQFEHAQDLNVSYLKDDQCAECRLQNVLDFVDQQLADLDVVYLSVDLDVLPGYQAPGVSAPSALGVPMIVVQEVVQRVAASGKMAMMDIVGLNPEYDLDERTARAAARLIDGSTRAAFNRPAADAADSPEQREFLAQRQRALHAQGLS, translated from the coding sequence ATGGAGACAACACCTTGGATGGGACGCGACGAGGGTCCGGGAGCAATCCACACCCGTTGGCACCACATGGTGTACGCCGGGAAGGTGCAGAAGGAAGACGATCCCAAAGGTCTGGCGATCTTCGGTTTCGCCTCCCATGAGGGCACCGTACGCAACCAGGGGCGCCCGGGCGCGGCCAAAGGGCCATTCCACATTCGGCATGCGCTGGCTCAGCTGGCCTTTCATGGAGGACAAATCGTCCACGATCGCGGTGACGTCGCCGTGGACGGACACAACATGGAAGAAGCTCAGGCTGAGGCCGGGGAACAGCTCGGCCGCATCATCCCGGAGCACAGCCTGACAGTCGTCCTGGGCGGCGGACACGAGACCACCTATGCGGCATATCAGGGGCTTGTTGCGTCCGGATCTCTCGACGAGGTGAAAAAGTGGGGCGTCATGAGCCTCGATTCCCATTTCGCGATTCGCAATACCCCCCAGCCCACGGCGGTCACTGCGCTGCGCCAAATCATCACGGAGGAGAAGAAGTCCGAGCGCGAGTTCCACTACAGCGTTCTCGGAGTCAGCGAGGCGGATAACGTACGCGCGCAATTCGAGCACGCCCAGGATCTCAACGTCTCCTATCTGAAGGATGACCAGTGCGCGGAATGCCGCCTGCAGAACGTCCTCGATTTCGTCGACCAGCAGCTGGCAGACCTGGATGTGGTCTATCTCAGTGTTGATCTCGACGTTCTTCCCGGATACCAGGCGCCTGGAGTCAGCGCGCCGTCCGCCCTCGGCGTCCCGATGATCGTCGTCCAAGAAGTGGTCCAACGCGTCGCCGCGAGCGGCAAGATGGCCATGATGGACATCGTCGGTCTCAATCCTGAATACGATCTCGATGAACGCACCGCCCGCGCGGCCGCACGCCTGATCGACGGCTCGACCCGCGCTGCCTTCAATCGGCCCGCCGCAGACGCCGCCGATTCACCCGAGCAACGCGAATTCCTGGCTCAACGCCAGCGTGCGCTCCATGCCCAGGGCTTGTCCTAA